The Symphalangus syndactylus isolate Jambi chromosome 1, NHGRI_mSymSyn1-v2.1_pri, whole genome shotgun sequence DNA segment GGAGCTGTGCATCTTCCTCCACAGAAGCCCTAGCCATGGATGGGGTGAGGCGGGTTCTAGCCACATGGGCCAGCAGCCCGTAGAACTGGGCCATACTTTTTACATCACCTTGCATGGCTGCACTCAGCACCACAGCCTGGTAGCCCAGTGCCTCGGCCTGCCGCTGGGCCTCAGCTAGTGCCAGCACATTAGAGCCAATGATCACATTCAGGACATGGCCACAGGTGTGTGGCCCATGGGGGTCAGAGTCGGCCCGAGACAGCACAGTCTTCACAGAACGTGGCAGGGCTGCACGGAGGCCGTAACGATTGAGGATATGCAGGCAATCTTGCACATTGTGGGAACTGGCCACGGTGGGGCCGCTGGCAATCACCTCCACAGGGTCCCCCACCACATCTGACAGGATGAGGCTCACCACCTGGGGAAGGGCCACCAGACAAGGCTCAGGcccacttcctcctcccctcaGAGCCCATAAGGACAAACTGCCCCTTGGGTATCCACACACCCTCCCCCAACTCAGTGCATTTCCTTACCCATGGTTAACTCCTCTCACGTGGGCTTGCAAAACACCTGGTCATGCAGGCACCTCCTCCCCATCTCTGGCACCCCTCCCATGATGTCACCCAGCCGGCCCCATGGTCTTTCACACCATGCCCCTGCCAATTTGTATGCTGTTCTAGGCTTTCACATCCCCGGCACATGTGGGCCTGGCTCCACCAACCCAAGGCTGCCTGGGGAAGAAGGGACTCATACCTGGGCAGGGTAGGCGGCCTGAGCCAGCCCCCCACCCTTGAGCTGGGACAGGGCCTTCCGAATGGTGTTCAACTCCTGGATGGTGGCTCCACGGGCTGCCAGCAGTCTGGTGAGTGTCTGCTTCTCCTCCAGTGTGACAGGTGGGATGGGGGCAGGCAGCAGAGCTGACCCCCCACCTCCCAAGACAATGAGGGTATCAGGCAGAGGGGCTATCACAACCCAGGGAACCAGGCAAGCAGGGGTGACAAGCCCACATTAGAAAAAGGGGGCTGGAAAGGTGGGGTTAGGGTGCCCCCGTGTGGATACGCAATATGTGTACAGTCACCACATCCTGGCCACCTGAGGTTGCCCCTGCCTTGGGGTACCCTAGGTCCCAGTAGGCACCAGAAAAACTAACTACTCCTTAAGAGACTAGAAcaggaggcagggcagggggcACACAATGGAAGATCAAGGAGAAGACTCCGTGAGATCTGAGGGCCTAGCCCCAGGTGACATTAATACAGACAGCAGCAATAGCAGTGACATTTTCCAAGGACTCTACGGATGTGTCAGGCCCTGCATTAGGTGCTCCCCATGCACCCTCTCACTGTCACCCAAAAGGTCAGCTCAGGGGGAGGACTCCACTGCTCAGGGGAGACCAGACGACTAGCCCAAGGCAACCCAGGAGTCACCATCCAGGCTCCTCACCACCTCCCTTGCTCCTAACTTCACCCTGTGACCCTGGGGGCTCAGACCTGATCTCTCAAAGACCTGATACTTGGTGCACCCCCCACCAACAGTCTTGGGCCAATGTGGTACCACACCTGAGATCAGCACGAGCAGCAGGTCATCAGCTGTGAGTCCCTCGGCCAGTTGCCGGATGGCCAGCGCAGCCCGCAGTGCATCGCGGTCCGGGAGGTTGTCCTCCGCACCCTCGAATACCTGGACATGGCTATGTGGCTTCAGCAGCATCTCCCTGGGGAGGGAAAGGTCAGAGAGCAAGAGATGGGGTGGACTCCTCTCCTCCCACCTGATCTCTCAACTTTACAGGTGAGGGGGGCATGAACGAAGATGCCCACTGACATGCATCCTGGGGCCAGGCCAGACCCAGGAGAAAAGGGAAgcgggtggggaggggaggtctGATTCAGCCTGGGTCTGGGCCCAGGTTTCCCTCCAGATAGACAGCAGGAGGCAGCCCCCCATGGCTCCTTACTGCTTGCCGGCGCGCTCCATGGCAGCACGGATCCCCTTGGGAACGCTGATCACACCCTGCACAAGATGCTGGCCCAGTAGTTCCTCAGCTGCAGCTGCCATGCCCAGCACAGCCTTGCCAAAGCCCACCAGGTAGAGGTTTTGCCTCAGCTGAAAGTTCCGGTCCCGCACCTTCAGCTGTCTGCCACCAGGGTCCAAGGATAGTGCCCGGTGCAGCATGGGGCCCGGCAGCACTGCACCTATAGCACTCTCAAACAGCTGCCTGGCCTGCTCTGCCAAGGCCATGCTGCTGGCCAGACGGGCCACTGAGCCCCGCCAGAGGAGTGGATGCAAGGGGGCTCGGGCCAAGCGGGGCAGGACCTGCAGGGCTGCAGCCATGCCCCACTGCTCTCAGCACTGCCTGGCACCCATGGCTGCCTAGAGGGAAAAAGCACAACTGAGGCCCTTGCAAGGCAAAAGACAGGAGGTCCCCCACGGCCACCCCTCTGAGGGCTCAGGGCCAGTGGACCCCACAGCTGCTGCTACAAGAAGGAGCCATCTGATAGCCCCAGGAGACCTCCTGAAGCCCACAGCTGCAGGATCTCACTCGTCCTTGGAGACCAGCCCTGCCACCCAGCCATGTCCTCCTCTTCTGCAGACCACATGCCGGCCCTCTCGATACTCTGCCTCAAGTCCAAAGTTCCTATTAGCTGGGCCCTCCTCCTAGGTCACCCCTTTGGCTGGGAGTTAATCATTGACAGAGGGAGTAATTTCTACCAGTGGGCTCCTATCCCACCCCTTTTCCACCCCCTGCACTTCTGAGCTCTTACCCAGGGGCAACACCCCTTTCTGGcactccttccttgcctctttacCACCTCTGCTGCCAGGAAGCTGTTGATTGTCCCACCAACTGACCCTGAGCCCATTGACCTCCAGCCTTCTCTATTTCATTATCTCATCAGACCGGGATTAGCAGCCTGGGAAGTTGGGGTCTACAGGAGGCTGCAGGTTTATCAAGTCAAGCCCAGAACACATCCTCAGGGCAAGCAATCTGACGAATCTCAGTATTCAGAACCAGTTCAGCAAGAGGTTTAGGTTCAAATCAGGAGTGAGGGCAAAGTCTGGCTCATGGTGGAACCTTAGAAAAGTCCCCAGGCATCATGTGAGGCCATGTGCCATGAAGCCCAATTGCAGGACAGAAAAGGATGCCCTTCTACCCACATAGCTGGCCAGGCCCAACTCTGCCAAGAACACCCATTCTGGTTCCAAGATAACAAAAACAAGTCCTAGGTCACACCACCCACAGTGGTGAGAGCCCAAGGGCTGAAGTAAGCAAAGGCCAGGCCCCCATAACTGAGCCCATAGCCATTTTCCCCACTGGGCAGAGTAAAAGCTAAAGAAGCCCTGGCGTGAAGGTCAGGAAGCTGTAGAGGGGTATAGAAACAACAAAGACCCAAAGAGCTCATCTGTACTACATATGTACTATTGCATCTACTTTAATAAATGCCTACCATAAATGCTGCAAGCTGACTTCATCAGCAAGTATGGACCAAGCAGGGTAAGGAGGCTGGGAATTGAGGTTCCAGCTCTACTATAGGttttctgagtggctgggacaccTCCATTTCTCTCACTGGGCCTGATCCGCAAAATGAGACATGAGGTGAGATTAACACTACGCTCTCCCCTTAACAACCTCAGGCTCTCTGATACTGTCCACTGCAACACGGATCTCAAACACCGGTTTACCCCACACCCAAATATGGTGGTTACTTCTAGACTCTGACC contains these protein-coding regions:
- the GLYCTK gene encoding glycerate kinase isoform X3; this encodes MAAALQVLPRLARAPLHPLLWRGSVARLASSMALAEQARQLFESAIGAVLPGPMLHRALSLDPGGRQLKVRDRNFQLRQNLYLVGFGKAVLGMAAAAEELLGQHLVQGVISVPKGIRAAMERAGKQEMLLKPHSHVQVFEGAEDNLPDRDALRAALAIRQLAEGLTADDLLLVLISGGEPHPVRCGGGPCGGDCQRPHRGQFPQCARLPAYPQSLRPPCSPATFCEDCAVSGRL
- the GLYCTK gene encoding glycerate kinase isoform X1 → MAAALQVLPRLARAPLHPLLWRGSVARLASSMALAEQARQLFESAIGAVLPGPMLHRALSLDPGGRQLKVRDRNFQLRQNLYLVGFGKAVLGMAAAAEELLGQHLVQGVISVPKGIRAAMERAGKQEMLLKPHSHVQVFEGAEDNLPDRDALRAALAIRQLAEGLTADDLLLVLISGGGSALLPAPIPPVTLEEKQTLTRLLAARGATIQELNTIRKALSQLKGGGLAQAAYPAQVVSLILSDVVGDPVEVIASGPTVASSHNVQDCLHILNRYGLRAALPRSVKTVLSRADSDPHGPHTCGHVLNVIIGSNVLALAEAQRQAEALGYQAVVLSAAMQGDVKSMAQFYGLLAHVARTRLTPSMARASVEEDAQLHELAAELQIPDLQLKEALETMARGRGPVCLLAGGEPTVQLQGSGRGGRNQELALRVGAELRRWPLGPIDVLFLSGGTDGQDGPTEAAGAWVTPELASQAVAEGLDIATFLAHNDSHTFFCRLQGGAHLLHTGMTGTNVMDTHLLFLRPR
- the GLYCTK gene encoding glycerate kinase isoform X2, which codes for MAAALQVLPRLARAPLHPLLWRGSVARLASSMALAEQARQLFESAIGAVLPGPMLHRALSLDPGGRQLKVRDRNFQLRQNLYLVGFGKAVLGMAAAAEELLGQHLVQGVISVPKGIRAAMERAGKQEMLLKPHSHVQVFEGAEDNLPDRDALRAALAIRQLAEGLTADDLLLVLISGGGSALLPAPIPPVTLEEKQTLTRLLAARGATIQELNTIRKALSQLKGGGLAQAAYPAQVVSLILSDVVGDPVEVIASGPTVASSHNVQDCLHILNRYGLRAALPRSVKTVLSRADSDPHGPHTCGHVLNVIIGSNVLALAEAQRQAEALGYQAVVLSAAMQGWGTPAAHRDDRYQCHGHPPLVPAASVMA